A single Bifidobacterium asteroides DNA region contains:
- a CDS encoding DeoR/GlpR family DNA-binding transcription regulator, whose product MCDNVRMISSQRQHLILNRLRTRGAVRITALSKELGVSAMTIRRDIADLADKGLLKRVHGGAVTTSSLLAEPLFSVKSQMDMGLKDTIARHAIDYVSPGDVIAIGGGTTAYVFAQHLLESRQCAGVTLLTNSIPVAELVQAMESKDVEVIVTGGVITRSNSLVGPIADKVIASLRVNTVFLGTHSVSIPRGFLMPNSLEAATDMALMDIADRTIILTDHTKWSCTSLSLFASFDQVDTVITDDQLDQESAEATRSLVKRLVLVPVNPEEGQSQDGASDGSGDQVQ is encoded by the coding sequence GTGTGCGATAATGTTCGAATGATATCGTCACAACGCCAACACCTGATATTGAACCGGTTGCGTACTCGTGGCGCAGTCCGTATCACCGCCCTCTCCAAGGAGCTGGGCGTTTCCGCCATGACCATCCGTCGGGACATTGCCGACCTGGCGGACAAGGGCCTGCTCAAGAGGGTCCACGGAGGGGCCGTCACCACCAGCTCGCTGCTGGCTGAGCCGCTCTTCTCGGTCAAGTCGCAGATGGACATGGGCCTCAAGGACACCATTGCCCGTCACGCCATCGACTATGTCTCCCCGGGCGATGTCATCGCCATCGGCGGCGGGACCACGGCCTATGTCTTCGCCCAGCACCTCCTGGAGAGCCGTCAGTGCGCCGGCGTGACCCTGCTGACCAATTCCATCCCCGTGGCCGAGCTGGTTCAGGCCATGGAGAGCAAGGACGTCGAGGTCATCGTCACCGGCGGCGTCATCACCCGGTCCAACTCCCTGGTAGGCCCCATCGCGGACAAGGTCATCGCCTCCCTGCGGGTCAACACGGTCTTTCTGGGGACCCACTCGGTCTCCATCCCACGCGGCTTCCTGATGCCCAACTCCCTGGAGGCGGCCACCGACATGGCGCTCATGGACATCGCCGACCGGACCATCATCCTGACCGACCATACCAAGTGGAGCTGCACCTCCCTGTCCTTGTTCGCTTCCTTCGACCAGGTGGACACCGTCATCACCGACGACCAGCTGGACCAGGAGTCGGCCGAGGCCACCCGGTCCCTGGTCAAACGGCTGGTGCTGGTGCCGGTCAACCCCGAGGAAGGCCAGTCTCAGGACGGAGCCTCAGACGGGTCTGGGGACCAGGTTCAATGA
- the galT gene encoding galactose-1-phosphate uridylyltransferase, with the protein MKSEQYVPQRYVPGDYARGHIRITPTRLADGRRFFYLDDDPEYVSGRRTRRLDDPRPLTDRFAPHQDQEGRTVPFQPPQMRRDPLTGDWIPMATARMNRPITAGPQATAKGNPLAARKPGDPYQDGEIPDVDYNVAVFENRFPSMMQVPNTQAANQPSLVDGNPLWPVREANGRCEVVCFDPDEHALPADLPVSRLRTVVEAWAFRTAEISAMEGIEQIFPFENHGQEIGVSLAHPHGQIYCYPFIAPRLEQELRQCADYRERTGGNLLGDILKAELDSGRRVVFRNATWVAYVPAAARWPLEVHVAPVRDGILSLDQLDDQERWDLAVMYSTLLKRGNAFFDKGDGRGMDLPYIAAWHQAPLHDPRREDYRLNLQFFSFRRAVDKIKYLAGSESGMAAWVSDTTPERIADRFRQLGPMDLENGENQ; encoded by the coding sequence ATGAAGTCAGAGCAGTATGTCCCCCAACGGTATGTTCCCGGCGACTACGCCAGGGGGCATATCCGCATCACCCCCACCAGGCTGGCCGACGGGCGACGGTTCTTCTACCTGGACGACGATCCCGAGTACGTCTCCGGCCGCAGGACCAGGCGTCTGGACGATCCCCGTCCACTGACCGACCGGTTCGCCCCCCATCAGGATCAGGAGGGCAGGACGGTGCCCTTCCAGCCGCCGCAGATGCGCCGGGATCCTTTGACCGGTGACTGGATCCCCATGGCCACGGCCCGGATGAACCGGCCCATCACCGCCGGTCCACAGGCCACCGCCAAGGGCAACCCCCTGGCCGCCAGAAAGCCGGGAGACCCCTACCAGGATGGGGAGATCCCCGATGTGGACTACAACGTGGCGGTCTTCGAGAACCGCTTCCCTTCCATGATGCAGGTGCCCAATACCCAGGCGGCCAACCAGCCCTCCCTGGTGGACGGCAACCCCCTCTGGCCGGTGCGCGAGGCCAACGGGCGCTGCGAGGTGGTCTGCTTCGACCCTGACGAACATGCGCTCCCCGCCGATCTGCCGGTCTCCCGTCTGCGGACAGTGGTGGAGGCCTGGGCCTTCCGGACTGCTGAGATCTCGGCCATGGAGGGCATCGAACAGATCTTCCCCTTTGAGAACCACGGCCAGGAGATCGGCGTCTCCCTGGCTCACCCCCACGGACAGATCTACTGCTACCCCTTCATCGCCCCCCGGCTGGAGCAGGAGTTGAGGCAGTGCGCCGACTACCGGGAGCGCACCGGCGGCAACCTCCTGGGGGACATCCTCAAGGCCGAGCTGGACTCTGGCCGGCGGGTGGTCTTCCGCAACGCCACTTGGGTGGCCTATGTGCCCGCCGCCGCCCGCTGGCCCCTGGAGGTCCACGTGGCACCCGTCCGCGACGGGATTCTGAGCCTGGACCAGCTGGACGACCAGGAGCGCTGGGACCTGGCCGTCATGTATTCGACCCTGCTCAAGCGGGGCAATGCCTTCTTCGACAAGGGCGACGGCAGGGGGATGGATCTGCCCTACATCGCTGCCTGGCACCAGGCCCCGCTGCACGATCCGCGGCGGGAGGACTACAGACTCAACCTGCAGTTCTTCTCCTTCCGTCGGGCCGTGGACAAAATCAAGTATCTTGCCGGGTCCGAGTCAGGCATGGCTGCCTGGGTGTCGGACACCACCCCGGAGCGGATCGCCGACCGCTTCCGCCAATTGGGGCCCATGGACCTGGAGAATGGAGAGAATCAATGA
- the galK gene encoding galactokinase, with protein MTTTVEFMQAWTQGADGQGATRARELFQKVYGGDPQGVWSAPGRVNLIGEHTDYNAGLCLPIALPHRTYVAASPRTDSRVRLVSTMDPEHPVQADLDGLQARGVSGWAAYPVGVAWALQRDGFPQVQGFDLALASCVPVGSGLSSSAAMTCAVALALDDLFALGLGGDEAGRVRLIQAAITAENDMAGASTGGMDQSASMRCRSGCALRLDCRPELDAMSNVRQVPFDLRAAGLELLVVDTRAQHQLNDGQYDQRRATCEQAAQLLGVANLRQAADQVNGAADPPSALAALLERLPDETMRRRVRHVVSEIGRVDRFIEAFGRGDYVLAGRLFNASHDSLRDDYEVTCPELDEAVDAARQGGAYGARMTGGGFGGSIIALADAGKGSDLARDVAERFASKGFKSPRALIALPSSAAAREA; from the coding sequence ATGACGACGACAGTGGAATTCATGCAGGCCTGGACCCAGGGCGCCGACGGCCAAGGGGCCACCAGGGCCCGAGAGCTCTTCCAAAAGGTCTATGGCGGGGATCCCCAGGGCGTCTGGAGCGCGCCTGGCCGGGTCAACCTGATCGGCGAGCACACGGATTACAACGCTGGACTCTGCCTACCCATCGCCCTGCCTCACCGTACCTATGTGGCCGCCAGCCCCAGGACGGACAGCCGGGTTCGCCTGGTCTCCACCATGGATCCCGAGCATCCGGTCCAGGCTGACCTGGATGGGCTTCAGGCTCGAGGGGTGAGCGGATGGGCGGCTTATCCGGTCGGCGTGGCCTGGGCCCTGCAGCGGGATGGCTTCCCTCAGGTCCAAGGCTTCGACCTGGCGCTGGCCTCCTGTGTGCCCGTGGGGTCAGGGTTGAGCTCCTCGGCGGCCATGACCTGTGCCGTGGCCCTGGCCCTGGATGACCTGTTCGCCTTGGGGTTGGGCGGCGACGAGGCTGGCCGGGTCAGGCTGATCCAGGCCGCCATCACCGCTGAGAACGATATGGCTGGCGCTTCCACAGGCGGCATGGATCAGAGCGCCTCCATGCGCTGTCGATCCGGCTGCGCCCTGCGGCTGGACTGCCGGCCAGAACTGGATGCCATGAGCAACGTGCGCCAGGTTCCTTTTGATTTGCGGGCTGCGGGCCTGGAGCTGCTGGTGGTCGACACCAGGGCCCAGCACCAGCTCAACGACGGCCAATACGATCAGCGACGGGCTACCTGTGAGCAGGCTGCGCAACTGCTGGGAGTGGCCAACCTGCGCCAGGCGGCGGACCAGGTCAATGGTGCCGCTGATCCTCCATCCGCCCTGGCTGCCCTCCTGGAGCGGCTGCCGGATGAGACCATGCGCCGGCGGGTCCGTCACGTGGTCAGCGAGATAGGACGGGTGGACCGTTTTATCGAGGCCTTTGGCAGGGGCGATTACGTCCTGGCCGGCCGCCTGTTCAACGCCTCCCATGATTCCCTGAGGGACGACTACGAGGTCACCTGCCCGGAGCTGGATGAGGCCGTTGACGCAGCACGCCAGGGCGGGGCCTACGGGGCCCGGATGACCGGCGGCGGGTTCGGGGGATCGATCATCGCTCTGGCTGACGCCGGCAAGGGCTCCGATCTTGCCCGCGACGTCGCCGAACGATTCGCCTCCAAGGGATTCAAGTCTCCCAGAGCCCTGATCGCCCTGCCATCATCGGCGGCCGCGCGCGAAGCCTGA
- a CDS encoding ACT domain-containing protein, which yields MDKAIITVVGKDAIGIIGRVCTDLSQQGVNVLDISQTILDGFFTMMMIVDCTSCRDDFDALSQRMESLGEEIGVSIRCQREEIFTRMHRV from the coding sequence ATGGACAAGGCGATCATCACAGTGGTGGGCAAGGATGCCATCGGCATCATCGGCAGGGTCTGCACAGACCTCTCCCAGCAGGGTGTCAATGTGCTGGACATTTCGCAGACCATATTGGACGGCTTCTTCACCATGATGATGATCGTGGACTGCACCTCCTGCCGGGATGATTTCGACGCGCTCAGCCAGCGGATGGAATCCCTGGGAGAAGAGATCGGGGTCTCCATCCGCTGCCAGCGCGAGGAGATCTTCACCAGGATGCATCGGGTCTGA
- a CDS encoding PFL family protein, with translation MITRDEVLETNDMIDRERLDVRTITMGISLLDCVSGDVDMLCRNIHRRIVSLAGDLVSTGDAIAREYGIPIVNKRITVTPISLVAAGACHSVEDYVAVAKALDRSAQEVGVNLIGGYSALVGKGMTPAERLLIKSLPRALSQTERVCASVNVGSTRTGIDMDAVALMGRVVKATAESTADSDSSGCTKLVVFCNAPDDNPFMAGGFHGVSQGSAVINVGVSGPGVVKTALESAKGADFGQLCETIKRTAFKITRVGQLVAQEASRRLEVPFGIIDLSLAPTPAVGDSVGEVLQTMGLEQVGAPGTTAALAILNDQVKKGGIMASSSVGGLSGAFIPVSEDAAMIQAAQEGSLTLEKLEAMTCVCSVGLDMIPIPGDTSAESISGLIADEAAIGMINQKTTAVRVIPVIGKQVGEWAEFGGLMGGGPVVPVNTRSCADFVNRGGHIPAPIHSFKN, from the coding sequence ATGATCACACGCGACGAGGTCCTCGAGACCAACGACATGATCGACCGGGAGCGCCTGGACGTGCGCACCATCACCATGGGCATCAGCCTGCTGGATTGTGTGAGCGGTGATGTGGACATGCTCTGCCGGAACATTCATCGCCGGATCGTCTCCCTGGCAGGCGACCTGGTGTCCACAGGCGATGCCATCGCCCGTGAGTACGGCATTCCCATCGTCAACAAGCGCATCACCGTCACCCCCATCTCCCTAGTGGCCGCCGGAGCCTGCCACAGCGTGGAGGACTATGTGGCCGTGGCCAAGGCCCTGGACCGCTCGGCCCAGGAGGTCGGGGTCAACCTGATCGGCGGCTACTCGGCCCTGGTAGGCAAGGGCATGACCCCGGCCGAGCGGCTGCTGATCAAGTCCCTGCCCAGGGCGCTGAGCCAGACTGAACGCGTCTGCGCCAGCGTCAACGTGGGCTCCACCAGAACGGGCATCGATATGGATGCCGTCGCCCTCATGGGACGGGTCGTCAAGGCCACTGCCGAAAGCACCGCCGACTCGGACAGCTCTGGCTGCACCAAGCTGGTGGTCTTCTGCAATGCTCCGGACGACAACCCCTTCATGGCCGGTGGCTTCCATGGGGTCAGCCAGGGGTCGGCCGTCATCAACGTGGGGGTCTCCGGACCCGGCGTGGTCAAGACCGCCTTGGAATCGGCCAAGGGAGCGGACTTCGGGCAGCTCTGCGAGACCATCAAGCGGACGGCCTTCAAGATCACCCGGGTGGGTCAGCTGGTGGCCCAGGAGGCCAGCCGTCGCCTGGAGGTGCCCTTCGGGATCATCGACCTGTCCCTGGCGCCCACCCCGGCTGTCGGAGACTCAGTGGGGGAGGTCCTGCAGACCATGGGCCTGGAGCAGGTGGGCGCCCCCGGGACCACTGCGGCCCTGGCCATCCTCAACGATCAGGTCAAGAAGGGCGGCATCATGGCTTCCAGCTCGGTGGGCGGGCTGTCCGGGGCCTTCATCCCCGTGTCCGAGGACGCCGCCATGATCCAGGCTGCGCAAGAGGGGAGCCTGACCCTGGAGAAGCTTGAGGCCATGACCTGCGTCTGTTCGGTGGGGCTGGACATGATCCCCATCCCAGGGGACACTTCTGCGGAGTCCATCTCCGGTCTGATCGCCGACGAGGCGGCTATCGGCATGATCAATCAGAAGACCACCGCAGTCAGGGTCATTCCTGTCATCGGCAAGCAGGTGGGCGAGTGGGCCGAGTTCGGCGGGCTCATGGGCGGCGGGCCGGTCGTGCCCGTCAATACCCGTTCCTGCGCCGACTTCGTCAATCGGGGCGGACACATTCCGGCGCCCATTCACAGCTTCAAGAACTGA
- a CDS encoding tRNA (cytidine(34)-2'-O)-methyltransferase, which translates to MNRQEQERSGDPSKAVESMYEYGYRKSNYGPDELVTDAHGNPISVVDAMMKADQASRVKTSTPHLCYYSPRIPGNTGSAIRLCAVTGTILHLIEPLGFNLKDTKLRRAGLDYHDMAHVVLHPDFDDLVRSMPDSRIIAFTAHADKLYTEVSYRPDDILLFGPEPGDIPDPMDIMAGPHVAEQVRLPMRPSLRSLNLTNCASIAIYEAWRQLGFQGGR; encoded by the coding sequence ATGAACAGGCAGGAGCAGGAGCGGTCCGGCGACCCGTCGAAAGCCGTCGAAAGCATGTACGAGTATGGATACCGGAAATCGAATTATGGTCCCGACGAGCTGGTCACCGATGCCCACGGCAACCCCATATCGGTAGTGGACGCCATGATGAAGGCCGATCAGGCCAGCCGGGTGAAGACCTCCACGCCCCACCTGTGCTACTACTCGCCGCGGATCCCCGGCAACACCGGCTCGGCCATCCGCCTGTGCGCCGTGACCGGGACCATCCTGCATCTGATAGAGCCCTTGGGCTTCAACCTCAAGGACACCAAGCTGCGCCGGGCCGGCCTGGACTACCATGACATGGCCCACGTGGTCCTGCACCCGGACTTCGACGACCTGGTCCGCTCCATGCCCGACAGCCGGATCATCGCTTTCACCGCCCACGCCGACAAGCTCTACACCGAGGTCAGCTACCGGCCGGACGACATCCTCCTGTTCGGCCCCGAACCGGGCGACATCCCCGACCCCATGGACATCATGGCCGGCCCTCATGTAGCCGAGCAGGTCAGGCTGCCCATGCGGCCCAGCCTGCGCAGCCTGAACCTGACCAACTGCGCCTCCATCGCCATCTACGAGGCCTGGCGGCAGCTGGGATTCCAAGGCGGCCGCTGA
- a CDS encoding A/G-specific adenine glycosylase: protein MENTETALAETEPIRLRLFDWWSRYARDLPWRFGRTTPWGVLVSEVMSQQTQMSRVVPYWTAWMRVWPDAASLAAAPKAEVITAWGRLGYPRRALRLQECARQVAGQYADRLPRDYDQLVALPGIGDYTASAVMSFAYGERIAVIDTNIRRVLSRVFLGRESTGGAASREERQLAWQVLPEDEDPGTSDHRVNGDDRLETADPQVRSAAWREPPSARWNQAVMELGATVCVARKPACDICPLAGHCRFLKAGLPGLGAGRTRPRQRFAGTDRQIRGSILQALRQASGAPVSRKDLKPLCDDEIRLDRCIASLDEDGLLEIGPDGLLSLPQ, encoded by the coding sequence ATGGAGAACACGGAAACGGCCTTGGCGGAGACTGAGCCCATCCGCCTGCGGCTGTTCGACTGGTGGAGCCGTTATGCCCGCGACCTGCCCTGGCGCTTTGGACGAACCACGCCCTGGGGGGTCTTGGTTTCAGAGGTCATGAGCCAACAGACCCAGATGAGCCGGGTGGTGCCCTACTGGACGGCCTGGATGAGAGTCTGGCCGGATGCGGCCTCACTGGCCGCCGCCCCCAAGGCCGAGGTCATTACGGCCTGGGGCCGTCTGGGCTACCCGCGCCGAGCCCTGCGCCTGCAGGAATGCGCGCGGCAGGTGGCCGGCCAGTATGCAGACCGGCTGCCCCGGGATTACGACCAGCTGGTGGCCCTGCCCGGCATCGGCGACTATACGGCCAGCGCTGTCATGAGCTTTGCCTACGGCGAGAGGATCGCCGTCATCGATACCAATATCCGCAGGGTGCTCTCCAGGGTTTTTCTGGGGCGTGAATCCACCGGGGGGGCTGCCAGCCGAGAAGAGCGCCAGCTGGCCTGGCAGGTTCTGCCTGAGGACGAAGATCCAGGGACTTCTGATCATCGCGTGAACGGTGACGACCGCTTGGAAACGGCTGACCCGCAGGTCCGGTCGGCAGCCTGGCGGGAGCCGCCCTCGGCCCGATGGAACCAGGCCGTCATGGAGCTGGGCGCCACGGTTTGCGTGGCCCGCAAGCCGGCCTGCGACATCTGCCCTCTAGCTGGTCACTGCCGTTTCCTCAAGGCGGGGCTGCCCGGTCTGGGTGCAGGCAGGACCAGGCCCCGGCAGCGCTTCGCAGGCACCGACCGGCAGATTCGCGGATCCATCCTCCAGGCACTGCGGCAGGCTTCGGGCGCGCCCGTCTCCAGGAAGGACCTGAAACCCCTGTGCGACGACGAAATCCGACTTGATCGGTGCATCGCCTCCCTGGACGAGGACGGCCTTCTGGAGATCGGCCCAGATGGCCTCCTGAGTCTGCCGCAGTGA
- the rpoB gene encoding DNA-directed RNA polymerase subunit beta — protein sequence MAANKAVRSTTTTQARADEHDIKLHKATDRVNFGSIREPIEVPYLLGVQTDSFDWLVGNDRWKKRVEEDQVNGTHTVAPVSGLDEVFQEISPIENFAQTMSLTFSDPYFEEPRHTVQECKEKDYTYSAPLYVNAEFENGDTGEIKSQTVFMGDFPLQTPHGTFIIGGSERVIVSQLVRSPGVYFDRTQDRNSDKEIFGAKIIPSRGAWLEFEIDKRDVLGVRVDRKRKQSAIVFLMAIGMTKPQIRKAFKGYPLVLDALEKETIETQDEALTDLYRKIRPADTASPEAGRNLLDSFYFNTKRYDLARVGRYKINRKLGLETDFNDRSLHPEDIIATLKYLVTLHAGGQTFPGRRDGQDIELRVDVDDIDHFGNRRIRQVGELIQNQLRTGLSRMERVVRERMTTQDAEAITPQSLINIRPVNATIKEFFGTSQLSQFMDQNNPLAGVTNKRRLSALGPGGLSRDRASMEVRDVHPSHYGRMCPIESPEGPNIGLIGSLATFARVNPFGFIETPYRKVIDGQVTDDVVYMTADQESEHTIAQANQEIDETGHFVEDEALVRDAEAEAKDVPVSQVDLMDVSPRQMVSVGASLIPFLEHDEGHRALMGTNMQRQAVPLVKSERPLVGTGSEWRSAIDSGDVILAEKPGVVTYVSADIIRVMNDDGTQSSYKLAKFQRSNQTTCYNQVPLIKDGERVEAGTVLADGPATQKGEMALGKNLLVAFMPWNGYNYEDAVIISQRLVQDDTLSSIHIEEYETDARETKLGAEEITRDLPNVGEDAVANLDERGIIRIGAEVEAGDILVGKVTPKGETELTPEERLLRAIFGEKSREVRDTSLRVPHGETGTVIEVKEVTREDAEEDGDELPNGVNRMIRVYIAQHRKITQGDKLSGRHGNKGVISRILPEEDMPFMADGTPIDIMLNPLGVPSRMNLGQVLELHLGWIAHSGWDISLDPNLEAEWKKHIPAGAEKAEPGTAVATPVFDGVRQDALNGLLKTTLPNRDGERLVGDDGKAVLYDGRTGEPFTKPISVGYMYMLKLHHLVDDKIHARSTGPYSMITQQPLGGKAQFGGQRFGEMEVWALEAYGAAYTLHEMMTTKSDDVDGRVRAYGAIVRGENLPAAGIPESFKVLLKEMQSLSLNVEVLNAEGNVIEMKDEDDDPNAASDDLGFNIGARPDAAAKADQSAPEPEYR from the coding sequence TTGGCTGCCAATAAAGCTGTAAGAAGTACCACCACTACGCAGGCACGTGCTGACGAACACGACATCAAACTGCACAAGGCCACCGACCGTGTCAACTTCGGATCCATCCGCGAACCCATCGAGGTGCCCTACCTCCTGGGTGTGCAGACCGACAGCTTCGACTGGCTGGTCGGCAACGACCGCTGGAAGAAGCGGGTCGAGGAGGACCAGGTCAACGGGACCCATACCGTGGCCCCCGTCTCGGGCCTGGATGAGGTTTTCCAAGAGATCTCACCCATCGAGAACTTCGCTCAGACCATGAGCCTGACCTTCTCGGATCCTTACTTCGAGGAGCCCAGGCACACGGTCCAGGAGTGCAAGGAGAAGGACTACACCTACTCCGCCCCCTTGTACGTGAACGCCGAATTCGAGAACGGGGACACCGGCGAGATCAAGTCGCAGACCGTCTTCATGGGCGACTTCCCGCTGCAGACCCCCCACGGCACCTTCATCATCGGCGGCTCGGAGCGCGTCATCGTCTCCCAGCTGGTCCGCTCTCCTGGCGTCTACTTCGACCGCACCCAGGACCGCAACTCCGACAAGGAGATCTTCGGAGCCAAGATCATCCCCAGCCGGGGCGCCTGGCTGGAGTTCGAGATCGACAAGCGCGATGTGCTGGGCGTGCGCGTGGACCGCAAGCGCAAGCAGTCCGCCATCGTCTTCCTCATGGCCATCGGCATGACCAAGCCGCAGATCCGCAAGGCCTTCAAGGGCTACCCGCTGGTGCTGGACGCCCTGGAGAAGGAAACCATCGAGACCCAGGACGAGGCCCTGACCGACCTCTACCGCAAGATCCGGCCCGCGGACACCGCCTCGCCCGAGGCCGGCCGCAACCTGCTGGACTCCTTCTACTTCAACACCAAGCGCTACGACCTGGCCCGGGTCGGCCGCTACAAGATCAACCGCAAGCTCGGTCTTGAGACCGACTTCAACGACCGCAGCCTCCACCCCGAGGACATCATCGCCACCCTGAAGTACCTGGTGACCCTGCATGCCGGCGGGCAGACCTTCCCCGGCCGCCGCGACGGCCAGGACATCGAGCTGCGGGTAGACGTGGACGACATCGACCACTTCGGCAACCGCCGCATCCGCCAGGTGGGCGAGCTGATCCAGAACCAGCTGCGCACCGGCCTGAGCCGTATGGAGCGCGTGGTCCGCGAGAGAATGACCACCCAGGACGCGGAGGCCATCACCCCGCAGTCCCTGATCAACATCCGCCCGGTCAACGCCACCATCAAGGAGTTCTTCGGAACCTCCCAGCTGAGCCAGTTCATGGATCAGAACAACCCGCTGGCCGGCGTGACCAACAAGCGTCGTCTCTCGGCCCTGGGCCCCGGCGGCCTGTCCCGCGACCGCGCCTCCATGGAGGTGCGCGATGTGCACCCCTCCCACTACGGACGCATGTGCCCCATCGAGTCCCCTGAAGGCCCCAACATCGGTCTGATCGGCTCCCTGGCCACCTTCGCCCGGGTCAACCCCTTCGGCTTCATCGAGACCCCCTACCGCAAGGTCATCGATGGCCAGGTGACCGACGACGTGGTCTACATGACCGCCGACCAGGAGTCCGAGCACACCATCGCCCAGGCTAACCAGGAGATCGACGAGACCGGACACTTCGTCGAGGACGAGGCCCTGGTGCGTGACGCCGAGGCCGAGGCCAAGGATGTGCCCGTCTCCCAGGTGGACCTGATGGATGTATCCCCCCGGCAGATGGTTTCGGTGGGCGCCTCCCTGATCCCCTTCCTGGAGCACGACGAGGGCCACCGAGCGCTGATGGGCACCAACATGCAGCGTCAGGCCGTCCCCCTGGTCAAGTCCGAGCGTCCCCTGGTGGGCACCGGCTCCGAGTGGCGCTCCGCCATCGATTCCGGTGATGTCATCCTGGCCGAGAAGCCGGGCGTGGTCACCTACGTCTCCGCCGACATCATCCGCGTCATGAATGACGACGGCACCCAGTCCTCCTACAAGCTGGCCAAGTTCCAGCGGTCCAACCAGACCACCTGCTACAACCAGGTTCCCCTGATCAAGGATGGGGAGCGGGTCGAGGCCGGCACGGTCCTGGCCGATGGCCCCGCCACCCAGAAGGGCGAGATGGCCCTGGGCAAGAATCTCCTGGTGGCCTTCATGCCTTGGAACGGCTACAACTACGAGGACGCCGTCATCATCTCCCAGCGTCTGGTCCAGGACGACACCCTGAGCTCCATCCATATCGAGGAGTACGAGACCGACGCCCGCGAGACCAAGCTGGGCGCCGAGGAGATCACCCGCGACCTGCCCAACGTGGGCGAGGACGCAGTGGCCAACCTGGATGAGCGCGGCATCATCCGCATCGGTGCCGAGGTCGAGGCCGGAGACATCCTGGTCGGCAAGGTCACCCCCAAGGGCGAGACCGAGCTGACCCCCGAGGAGCGGCTCCTGCGGGCCATCTTCGGCGAGAAGAGCCGCGAGGTGCGCGACACCAGCCTCAGGGTGCCCCACGGCGAGACCGGCACGGTCATCGAGGTCAAGGAGGTCACCCGCGAGGATGCCGAGGAGGACGGCGACGAGCTGCCCAACGGCGTCAACCGGATGATCAGGGTCTACATCGCCCAGCACCGCAAGATCACCCAAGGCGACAAGCTCTCCGGCCGCCACGGCAACAAGGGCGTCATCTCGAGGATCCTGCCCGAGGAGGATATGCCCTTCATGGCCGATGGCACTCCCATCGACATCATGCTCAACCCCCTGGGCGTGCCCTCGCGTATGAACCTGGGCCAGGTCCTGGAGCTCCATCTGGGGTGGATCGCCCACTCCGGCTGGGACATCAGCCTGGATCCCAACCTGGAGGCCGAGTGGAAGAAGCACATTCCGGCAGGTGCGGAGAAGGCCGAGCCCGGCACAGCCGTGGCCACACCGGTCTTCGACGGCGTACGGCAGGATGCCCTGAACGGCCTGCTCAAGACCACCCTGCCCAACCGTGACGGCGAGCGCCTGGTGGGCGACGACGGCAAGGCCGTGCTCTACGACGGCCGCACCGGCGAACCCTTCACCAAGCCGATCTCCGTGGGCTACATGTACATGCTCAAGCTCCACCACCTGGTCGACGACAAGATCCACGCCCGGTCCACCGGCCCCTACTCCATGATCACCCAGCAGCCCCTGGGCGGCAAGGCCCAGTTCGGCGGCCAGCGCTTCGGCGAGATGGAGGTCTGGGCCCTGGAGGCCTACGGTGCCGCCTACACCCTGCACGAGATGATGACCACCAAGTCCGACGACGTGGACGGCCGTGTGCGGGCCTATGGCGCCATCGTGCGCGGGGAGAACCTGCCGGCGGCCGGCATTCCCGAATCCTTCAAGGTGCTGCTCAAGGAGATGCAGTCGCTCTCCTTGAACGTGGAGGTGCTCAACGCCGAAGGCAACGTGATCGAGATGAAGGACGAGGACGACGACCCCAACGCCGCCTCCGACGACCTGGGCTTCAACATCGGCGCCCGCCCGGACGCCGCCGCCAAGGCCGACCAGTCAGCTCCCGAGCCGGAGTACCGCTGA